In Cyanobium sp. AMD-g, the DNA window CGCAGCTTGCCCTCCCCCCAGGGGTTGCGGGAGACGGGGCCATGGCGACGCTGCTCCACGCGGCCCACTGGCACGGCCCCGGCACTTCGCACCAGGCCTTCCAGTTCGGCGATGCGCCGGTCGCTCAGGGCCCGGTCGCCGCTGGTCTGCACCAGCAACAGCACCCGTTCGGGGCCGTCCATGGCGGGGGCGGAGACGGCCTCCGGCGGCTCCGCCGCGGCGATGGCGATCGGGTCAAGGCCGCAGAGCTCGGCCAGATCACCCTCCAGGGCGCAGTTCCAGGCGCGATCGCCGTCGCTGGCAGGGGTGTGGATCGCCGCGGGCCAGCGTCCACCGGCGTCCGGTTGCTGGCCGAAGCGCAGCCAGAGGTCCGGCGCCACGTCCATGCCCACGACGGCTTCCTGGGCCGAGGGCTGCAGTTGTGCCTGGCGCCCAGCGCCCGCACAGGTGAGCAGACGCAGGTTGTGACCCTGGCGCCTGGAGGGTCCGGGAAGTTTCTCCAGCAGGCGTGCCGAATGGTCCAACTCCCCCACCCACAGCAGCCGGCAGAGGCCGCGCCCGTCCACCACCAGGGTGAGGGGCAACTCCAGGACGCGGCCTTCGGCCGCCAGGCGCTGCAGGGTGAGCAGATCCGCTACGGCATCGCCGCGGTGACGGCGGTGGCAGATCTGCTCCAGCCGGCGCCGCTCCGCGGGCCGCAGACCCACCGTTTTGCCGGCCAGCACCCCCTGCCTCAAGGACGCTGCACCAGCAGGCAGCGCACGCCGGCGGCCCGGGCGCCGGCCCGATCCTCCGGGCTGTCGCCGATGTGCCAGGCCTGGGACGGCGGCAGATCCATCGCCTCCAGGGCGGCCTGGAAGGGCCGCGGCGATGGCTTGGCGGCCCCGGCACTGCTGGAGACCACCACCGCCCTGAACAGATCCGCCAGTCCCAGGCCCTCAAGCAGCGGCTGCAGCCGCCGGTCGAAGTTGCTGACCACGGCCAGACGCAAACCCGCCCCGTGCCAGCGGCGCAGGACCGAGGGCACATCGGCATAGACGTGCCACAGCGAGGGATCGGCGAAGCGATCGAACAGGGCGTCATGGAGGGCCGCCGGGGCCACGGCCGCACCGGCGGCCCCCAGAACGGCGTCGATGCGCTCCGCCCACCAGCGGCGCTCCGCCTGGAGCAGGCTGTCGCCCTCGAGGCCAGGGAAGGCCAGGGCTGGCGCCTGCCGCAGCACGCCCGGAAAGGCCCGATCGATGGCCTCAGCGGCGACCTCAATACCGTGCTCGGCCGCCACGGCGGCATAGGTGCGGCCCACCGAGGTGCGCAGCCCGATCAAGGTGCCCATGGCATCGAGCAGCAGGCCCCTCGGCCGGGGCCAGGTCTGCGTCGTCGTCATGGCTTCCAGTCGGCCAGCCAGCCGGCGGCGACCCGCAGCTGGTGGGGCCGGCCCGGCAGACGGGCCAGGTAGGCCAGCCGGCGCAGTTGGTAGGCGGCTGGCCCGGCCAGGGTGACACCGGCGGCAGTGAGGCTGGCTTCACCCACACCCAGGCTCATCATTTCGCCCAGGTCATTCCACTGGAAGGGCTCCAGGGGTTCACCCCGCAACGACCGGATCAGATTGGTGGCCAGCACCGAAGCCTGCTGAAAAGCCACCTGGGCCGTGGCCGGCGTGGACGTGCTGGGGGCTTCACCAGCCGTTCCTGCCCCATCCACCGGGGCGGCCAGATCGCCGGCCACAAACAGATCGGCATGGTCCTGCAGGCGCAGATCGGCACCGCAGAGCAGGCGGCCGCGGCTGTCGCAGGCGGGGGCGGGGTCGATGCGGGGCGCCTGGAAGCTCAGCCCGGCGGTCCAGACCACCGCCCGTACGGCGAGGGTTTCGCTATGGGCCGTGCTGTCCCCATCGGCCTGGCAGCGGAGGTTGATCGCTTCGGCCTCGACCGCCTCCACCTGGGTTCGGAGGCGCAGACGCACATCACGGCGCCGCAGGGCCAGGCCGGCCTGTTCCCGGTTGAAGGCCCTGGCCTGGGGCAGCAGCTGCGGCCCCTGTTCGATCAGCTCGATCACCGCACTGCCCTCGGCCATGTCGGCGAGCTTGCAGGCCAGCTCCACCCCGGTGGGACCTGCCCCCACCACGGCGATGCGCTGCAGGGGGCGTCGTTGGTGTTTCAGGTCGGCCACCAGCCGCTGGAGGCGCTCCACATCGGCCAGGCTGCGGAATCCCAGGCTGTGGCGGTCGGCCCCTGGCACCGCAAACGTGTTGCTGTCGGCGCCCGTGGCGATCACCAGGCGGCCATAGGGGATGGTCCGGCCCCCCGCCGTATGCAGCTGATGGTGTTCGGCATCGATCCGCTCCACCCGGTCCTGCAGCCAGGCCAGGCCCCGACCCGCCAGCAGACCGTCGTAGCGGGGGGCGATTTCCCAACCGCGCAACTCACCGCTGAGCAGCTCGTAGAGGAGGGGAAGAAACAGGAACCGGTCGTTCGGCTCAACCAGCAGCACAGGCGGATGGTTCTTCCGCTGGGCCAGGGCCAGGGCCGTATACAGACCTCCGAAGCCACCCCCGACGATGACGACGTTCTGGGCCTTTACCGGTTGCCCTTGCATGGGGCCACCCTAACCACAATCCCTGGATGCCTGAAGGGCGATGATGGAGCGATGGTGTCCTTCCCCCTCACGGCTTCCATCAGTTCCGAGGGCAGCGCGGCGGGTCTGGAAACGGCCCACCAGGCCCTGCCCCGTGATCGCCATGGAGCGGCCATCGACCTCGATGCGGCCCGTTCCGAGCTCGAGCCCCTCGATGCCATCGGCCGGATGCGCTGGGCCCAGGAGGCGTTTGCCGGCCACTTTGCCATCACCACCAGCTTCGGCATCCAGTCGGCGGTGATGCTGCACATGGTGAGCGCCCTCGACGGCTCCGGCGCCTGGCCGGCGATCCCCGTGCTCTGGGTCGACACCGGCTATCTGCCCCCCGAGACCTACCGCTACGCGGACGAGCTCTGCGATCGCCTCAAGCTCGATCTGCATGTCCTGCAGGCCGACCTGAGCCCAGCCCGGATGGAGGCCCTGCAGGGTCGCCTCTGGGAAACGGGGAACCGCGACGACATGCGCACCTACAACCGGCTGCGCAAGGTGGAACCCCTCGACCGGGGGCTGGAGCGCCTTGAGGTGCATTGCTGGGCCAGCGGCGTGCGTGCCGGCCAGACCGACCACCGCGGTGCGATGCATTGCCTCGATCCGGTGCGGGAGCGCTGGTCGCTGCGGCCGCTGCTTGCCTGGAGCCGTCGCGACATTTATTACTACATGCAGGAGCACGACCTGCCCCAGCACCCGCTGTTTGATCAGGGCTATTCCACCGTGGGCGACTGGCACACCAGCGCCCCTGATGACGGCACCACCAAGGGCCGAGCCACACGGTTTGGCGGGCTGCAGCAGGAGTGCGGCATTCACATGCCCGGCCTGATGGGCGAGGGCATCTGAGGTGCCGGCTCGCCAGCTCCGCTGGCTGCTGATCGGCAACAGTCGCTGGCACTGGGCCCTGGACGGGGCCGAAGGGCTCGGCGGTGAACGGCCGCCGCATTTCCTGCACCTGCCTCCACAGGCGGCTGCGGTGGAACCTCCCGTGGCCTGGGCCGCCGTGGGCCCGGTGCCTCCCCAGGCCGCCCTGCCGGCGGAGACGCGCCTGGCTCTGGAGGATGTTCCCCTGCCGGACGCCCCCCCCTGGCTGGGCATCGATCGGGCCCTGGCGGGCTGGTGGGCGGCCCGGCTCACAGCCAGCCCTGTGCTGGTGGCCGATGCCGGCACCGTGCTGAGCCTCACCCGGGTGGACGGCCGCGGCCGCTTCGCCGGCGGCCGGTTGATGGCGGGCGCCGCCCTGCAGCTGGGCGCCATGGCCTCCGGTACTCAGGACTTACCGGCCCTCGCGGGTGGCCTGGCGAGTGCCGCCAGCGGAGAGCTCTGGCCGCGCGATACCGCTGCGGCGATGACCCAGGGAGTGGTTGAGGGCCTGGCCGCCGCGGTGCTGGAGGCCGGACGCCAGGCCCGGGGGCTGGAGCCCGGCTGCCGGATCGTGCTCACCGGAGGGGATGGACCGGCCCTGCTGCCGCTGCTGCGGCGATCGCCGCAGCTGGGTGAGGATGTCCTGCTGCACCGCCCCGATCTCTGCCTGGAGGCCCTTGTCGCCCTGCGTCCCTGTCCGCCGGACGGCGCCGCTCAGGCCAGGCCGAGGTCCTCCAGGATCTGATCGGCCATGGCTTCGGCCTTCACCTTGAGATAAACGCGCTCCAGCTTGCCCACGGCATCGACCACGAAGGTGTGGCGCATCATGCCCATGTACTCCTTGCCCATGAACTTCTTGAGGCCGTAGCTGCCGTACGCCTCGGCGACCGGGCAGGGCTCGGCATCGGTCAGCAGGGTGAAGGGCAGGTCGTACTTGGCGACGAACTTGCCGTGGCTGGCCGCCCCGTCCTTGCTGATGCCCAGCACCCGGATGCCGTGGGTCTCAAAGGCGCTCCACCGGTCCCTGAAGTTGCAGGCTTCCTTCGTGCAGCCCGGAGTGTCGTCCTTCGGGTAGAAGTAAATCACCACTCGCTGCCCCTTCAACGCGGCCAGGGACACGACCTCGCCCTTCTGATCGGGGAGGCTGAAATCGGGTGCTGGATCTCCCACCTGCAGGGCCATGGATCGAACCTTGAAAACGAAGGAGTCCCCTGTAGCCTAAGGGAAACGGCTTGTCGGTCCCCTTCCGCGTCCCGGGCCGACGCAGCCGGCCGAGTCGCGGCGAGACAGCTCCACGTCATCCCTGAACCCCCTGTCTTGTGTGTGGAGAGGCAAAGAAACCGCACACACGTTGTAGGCAGAAGCACTTCGGATCGCTAAGTTGATTTTGAAGTCAACATCGTCTCCCGTGTTCAAGCAACTTCTCACCGGTCTCTTCGTGGGAACGGCCCTCACGGCTTCCGTGCTGCCCGCTTCCGCGGCTGTGGACAACGACCTGCCCGTCCGTTGGAACACCGGCGGTGCCGTGTGGTCGACGAACCAAGCTGCCTTCGACACCTTTCTCGGTTCCGGTGACATCACCGATCGGGGCCTCGAGGGCGGCCTCGCCCGCTCCGGCTGGACCTCCGATGAGGTCAAGTCGGGCATGACCAAGACCTACGCCGTCAACCTCGTGGGGGTGTCGCGCTTTCTCTATTCCGACGCCGGTGTCAAGTTCCTCAAGAACGCCACCAACAGCTACTTCCCCTACTACAGCATGAATACCTATGCTGTTCAGGCCCTCCGGTCGGCGATCATCTCCGACTCCAAGGACGGCTCGATCTCCTCGGCCGGCATCATGAAGGCCCTGCCCACCGACTTCCGCCTGGCTGATTTCTGCAACACCTACACCGGTGCCCAGAACATCTGTGCCGAAGGTCGTTGCCAGCCCGGCACCGCCCAGTGCACCTCCCTGCTCTCCTGGTACGTCTTCCTGCCCGCGTGCATCCAGGCCAACCAGATGGCCGATCCCGTGGCCATGGTCCGTGACACCCCCGCCCCTGCTCCCATGATGGATCAGCCGGTTCGCGGTCTCTGGTGATCGATCGGGGAGCCTCCCTCCCCATCCGCTTCAGCCCCGGCGTTGCCGGGGCTTTTTTTTGGCCCCGGGTTTCTGTGGGCCAGCAGCAGGGTGTGCCCGAGGGGCTGGGGCAGGGACACCCCCCGTCGCTCCCGGAACAGGGCCTCGAGGCGGTTACGGCCAGCGGCCGGAAGGGCCGAAGCCAGATGCTTCCGGTAGCTGGCCTCTTTGCCGAACCAGCGCTCCAGCAGGGCGTCACTGAGGGGAAGGTCGAGGGCCTCTTCCCAGAAGTGTCGTTGCACGCTCCAACCGAGGGCTTCCAGGCCCTCCTGCACCCGATCGGCCAACGCGGCGTCGGCCGCCAGCCACTCCTGTTCCCGCGAGGCCGCGGCCTCCAACATGGCCGGAGCGGTACCCGTGGTGTTGCTGCCCAGGTGGGCGCGCAGGCTGCCCGCCGGTCCCAGCAGGGGATGGGTGAACAGCAGGCGGGCCCGGGCTCCCGGGGTCGCCAGGGTCGTGAGCTGCTCCAGCCAGGCCAGCTGCTGCGCCGCTGAACAGCCCCGCCAGGGCTGGCGCGCCGCGATCCACTCGAAGCGTCCTTCCCCCTGGGGCGTGGCGGCCAGCTGCGCCTGAAGCTGGTCGGGGGCGTCGGGTGCCACCACCAGCAGGCGCGGGCGCCGCAGCTGATCCAGCAGCTGCAGCTGGGCCTGCAGGCGATCGACCACCGCCGCGCTCGGCGTGGTGAGCACCACCTCCCCCTCACTGGCCGCCTCCAGCGGATCGAGGGCCCAGAGCAGGGACTGGGCCTCCAGCACCAGCACCCGGTCGAGGCGCCCGATGGCGGCGTTCTGCCAGAAGCGCTGGCGCAGGCGATCGAGCCGTTCCCCCTCCGCCCCGGCCTGGCGCTGCAGCCAGCGGTTGAGCAGGGGGTCGTCCGGGCTGCTGCTGAGCAGGTCGCCGCGATCATCGGCGGCCGTTTCGGCCGCGGCGGCCAGCTGGCCGGCCCGGCGCTGCTGCAGCCGTTTCCGCAAGCCCCCTTCCCAGCCCAGGGCCCCCGGCTGCCAGAACACTTCCCCCTGCAGGGCCTGGGGCAGATACTGCTGGGCCACCCAATGGTCGGCGTAGGCGTGGGGGTAGCGGTAGCCCACCCCATCGCCGAAGGCCTGGCCGTCCCGGTTGGCGTCGCGCAGATGGGCGGGCACCTGCTGGCGCCGGGCTTCGCGCACCGCCTTGACCGCGTCGAAGAAGCCCAGGCTGCTGTTGCTCTTCTCGGTGCCGGCCAGGTAGAGGGTGGCGTGGGCCAGGGGGTAGAGCCCCTCCGGCAGCCCCACCCGGTCGAAGGCCGCGGCGCAGGCCTCCACCACCACCATCGCCTGGGGATCGGCCAGGCCGATGTCCTCACCGGCGGAGATCAGCAGGCGCCGCAGGATGAAGCGCGGGTTCTCGCCGGCCTCCACCATCCGCGCCAGCCAGAACAGGGCCGCATCGGGATCCGAGCCCCGGATCGACTTGATGAAGGCGCTGATGGTGTCGAAATGGGCGTCCCCCTGCTTGTCGTAGAGCACCGCCCGCTGCTGGATCGATTCCTCGGCGATGGCCAGGTCGATGCGGATCACGCCGTCGGCATCGGCTTCGGTGGTCTCCACCGCCAGCTCGAGGGCGTTGAGCAGGCTGCGGGCATCGCCTCCCGCCACGTCCAGCAGGTGGGCGCCCGCCTCCTCGGCGAGTTCGACGCGGCGCTGGCCGTAGCCGTGCTCGGGATCGGCCAAAGCCCGCTCCAGCAGCAGGCGCAGGTCGGCCGGCTCCAGGGGCTGGAGGCGGAACAGGCGGGAGCGGCTGACCAGGGCCTTGTTGACTTCGAAGTAGGGGTTTTCGGTGGTGGCGCCGATCAGGGTGACGGTGCCGTTCTCCACCCAGGGCAGCAGGGCGTCCTGCTGGGCGCTGTTGAAGCGATGCACCTCATCGATGAACAGGATCGTGCGCAGGCCGTGGTGCTCCAGCCGCTGCCTGGCGGCGTCCACCTCGGCGCGCAGGTCCTTCACGCCCGCCAGCACAGCGTTGAGGCTGCTGAAGTGGGCCCGGGTGCTGCCGGCGATGATCCGCGCCAGGGTGGTCTTGCCGGTGCCGGGGGGGCCGTGCAGGATCAGGTTGCCGACCCGGTCGGCGGCGATGGCGCGGCGCAGCAGCCGCCCCGGGCCCAGGATCGCCGCCTGGCCCACGAAGTCGTCGAGGCGGCGCGGCCGCAGCCGATCGGCCAGCGGGGCGATCCTGCGCCTGGCCTGCTCGCCCTGATGCCAGAACAGATCACTCACCGCCCCATCATCTCGCCGGGAGCGCCTCTGGAGCGGTACGGTCTGGCGGAAGCCTTGTCCGTCGCTGAACCCGTGATCGGCCATCCGAGCAGGCCGCCTCGTCCCGGGGCACCCACGGGGCGCCTGCGACGCTCCACCGCCGCCCTGCTGGGCGCCGCCCTTCTGGGGGCCTGCCAGGCGGAGGCTCCCGCCGGTCGGCCCCCGCTCTCCGTGCGTGCCGAGCCGGCCACCCTGGCGCCCTTCACCGACAACGTCGACACCGTCAGCACCTTGGAGGCGATCGAGGAGGTGCGCCTGGCGGCCCAGGCCGGCGGGCGCATCGAGCGGCTGCTGGTGGGTCAGGGCGACAAGGTGGCCAGCGGTCAGCTGCTGCTCGTGCTCGACCAGGCCCAGGTGCGAGCCGATGTGGCCCGGCTGCGCTCCGAGATGGAGACCAAGAAATTCACCTACCAGCGCTTCGATTATCTGCAGAAACAGGGAGCCGCCAGCGCCCTTCAGGTGGATGAGCTCCGTCAGAGCTACATCTCCGCCCGTGAGCAACTTGTCGCCAGGCAAGCCGATCTGGCCTTCCGTGATCTGAAGGCACCGATCTCCGGCATCGTCGGTGATGTGCAGGTGAAGCTGGGTGATGTGATCTCGGCTGGCGATCCCTTCACCACGATCATCCGCAACGACCGACTGATGGCCCGGGTGGATGTGCCGGCGGTGTTCTCCAACCGCCTGCGGGTGGGACAGGCGGTGATCCTGATGGATCCCGCCACCAACAAACCCATGGCCCAGAGCGTGGTCGGCTCCCTCGATCCGGGCGTCGTGGCCGGCACCCAGTCCCTGCTGGCCAAGGCGGAGTTTGCCAATCCGGGCGGGGTGCTGCGCACCGGGTTGCGCACCCGCACCCGGCTGGTGCTCGACAGCCGCCAGGAACTGTCAGTGCCCTTCGCGGCCGTCACCCAGATCTCCGGCCAGAGCTTCGTCTACGAGGTGGGCAGCCTGGCCGACCTGGAGCGGCGTCCCGGCCGGACCGATCTGGCCCTGGCGCGCAAGCTCCCCGCCGGCACCAGCTTCGCGCTGCAGACCCCCGTGCAGCTGGGGCCGTTGCAGAACAACCGCTATCCGGTGCTCAAGGGACTCCAGGCCGGGGCCCGTGTGATCACCACCAACCTGATCAATCTCCGCAACGGCGCGCCCGTCAAGGTCAATTGAGCGCTGCCTGATGTCTCCTTCGAACACGTTCATCCTCAGGCCGGTGCTCACCACGGTGTGCAGCCTGTTGATCGTGATCGCCGGCCTGATCGCGATTCCGCTGCTGCCGATCGAGAGCCTGCCGGACATCGCCCCACCCACGGTGCGGGTCACCTCCCGCTACGTGGGGGCTGACGCGGTCAGCGTCGAGCAGGGCGTTACCAGCGTGCTCGAGCAGCAGATCAACGGGGTGCAGAACATGGAGTTCATCACCTCCACCAGCGCGGCCGACGGCTCCAGCTCCATCTCCGTCACCTTCGCCAGCGGCAGCGACGGCGACATCAACCAGGTGAACGTTCAGAACAGGGTGTCCCTGGCCCAACCGAGCCTGCCGGAGGAGGTGCGGCAATCCGGCATCACGGTCAACAAGGCCTCGAACTCGATTCTGCTCGTCTACAACTTCACCAGCGAAGATCCGAAAAATCAATACAGCCTGGAGACGATCAGCGGCCTGCTGGATCAGAACCTCACCGATGCCGTACGGCGGGTGCCCGGTGTCGGCGAGCTCACCTACTTCGGCAACCGCCAGCTGGCCTTCCGCCTCTGGCTGGATCCGGACCGTCTGGCCGCCAACAAGCTCTCCGCCGCCGACGTGGTCGCGGCCCTGCGCAGCCAGAACCGGCTGGTGCCCGTGGGCCGCATCGGCGGTGCGCCCTCCCCCGAGGGCCAGCAGTTCACCCTCACCGTGCAGCTCCAGGGGCGGCTGCGCACCACCGAGGAGTTCGGCTCGATGATCCTGCGCTCCACCTCAGAGGGCGGCCTGGTGCGCCTGCGCGATGTGGGCCGGGTGACGCTGGGGGGTGAATCCTTCGACATCGAGGCCACCGACCTGCGCGGTGTTCCCTCGGTGGGCATGGCGATCTATCAGCTCACCGGCAGCAACGCCCTTGATGTCTCCAATGGTGTGGAGGAGGTGGTCAAGGAGTTCGCCACCACCATGCCGGTGGGCATGACGATTCAGAAGATCTACGACAACACCGAATTCGTCGAGGCCTCGATCGACGGCGTCACCACCGCTCTGCGGGAGGCGGTGGTGCTGGTGGTGCTGATCCTGTTCCTGTTTCTGCAGAACTGGAAAGCCACCCTGGTGCCGGCCATCGCCATCCCGGTGGCCCTGGTGGGCACGTTCCTGTTCGTGCAGGCCTTCGGCTTCACCCTCAACCAGCTCACCCTGTTCGGCCTGGTGCTGGCGACGGGGCTGGTGGTGGATGACGCCATCACCGTGATTGAAGACACCTCGACAAAGAAGGCCTCCGGCCTCAGCGCCCTGGAGAGTGCCAAGGCCACGATGGACGAGTTGTTCGGCGCGGTGATCGCCACCTCCCTGGTGTTGTTCGCGGTGTTCGTGCCGGTGCTGTTCTTTCCCGGGGCCACCGGGACGATCTACAAGCAGTTCGCCGCCACGATCATCTTCTCGATCCTGATCTCCACGTTCAACGCCCTCACCTTTTCGCCGATGCTCTCGGCCCTGCTGATGGCCCGGGAGAGTGACCCGCCCAGCCGCCGCACCTATGCCATCTCCGGGGTGTTCATCGGCTTCGTCTACGGCCTGCTCGCCAGCGGTGGCGGCACCCTGGTGGCCCTGGGGGTTCTGGCCCTGGCGGCGGGAATCGGCTTCGGCCTGCACCTGCTGACAGGCCTGCCGCTGCGCATGCCCTTCGCGATCGGTGGTGCTGTCTCGGCGCTGTTGCTGGCCGGGGTCAACAGTCCCCTGGAGGTGCTGATCTACACCGTCATCGGTGGGTTGCTGGGTTGGGGAGCCCTGTTCATTTTCCGCCGTTTCAACGTCATCTACGCCGGGGTGGAGCGGCGCTACCAGGCTGGTCTGGGCTGGGTGCTGGGCAGGCGCCGGCTGATCATGGCCCTGCTGGCCGGCGGCATCGTGCTCACCGGTTTTGCCTTCACCTCGATCCCCACCGGCTTCGTTCCCGTGGAGGACCAGGGCTACGCCATCGGCATCGTCCAGGCCCCCGACGGCGCTTCTCTGGAGAACACCCGCCGCATCAATCAGCGGGTGGCGGAAATCCTGCGCAGCGAGAAGGACATCACCACGGCGGCGGTGTTCAGCGGCGCCAGTCTCGATGGCAATGCTCCCAACCGGGGCCTGTTCTTCTTCGGCACCCGAAACTGGGATGAGCGCACCTCCGATGAGCAGTCGGTGGCGGCGATCACCCAGCGGCTGAACCGCAAGCTCTCGGTGATCCAGGAAGCACGGATCATCGTGATCGAACCCCCCGCCATCCCCGGCTACGGCACCGGCGCGGGCTTCGAGATGCAGATGCTCAACCGCAGCGGTGGTGCGCTCTCCCCGGCGGATTTCTTCGCCGCGGCCACCCAGCTGGTGGGCAAGGCCAACCAGAGCGGCCTGTTCGACCGGGTGTTCACCCAGTTCTCCCCCGAAGCCCCCCAGCTGCAGATCCTCGTCGACCGGGACCGCATGGCGGCCCTCGGGGTCGACTACGGCACGGCGATGCAGACCTTCAGCTTCAACATCGGCTCCTTCTATGTCAACGACACCTTCGATGCCGGCAGGGTTCGCCGCATCTTTGTCCAGGCCGATGAGCGCTATCGCGCCAATCCGGAGCAA includes these proteins:
- a CDS encoding HAD-IA family hydrolase, which encodes MTTTQTWPRPRGLLLDAMGTLIGLRTSVGRTYAAVAAEHGIEVAAEAIDRAFPGVLRQAPALAFPGLEGDSLLQAERRWWAERIDAVLGAAGAAVAPAALHDALFDRFADPSLWHVYADVPSVLRRWHGAGLRLAVVSNFDRRLQPLLEGLGLADLFRAVVVSSSAGAAKPSPRPFQAALEAMDLPPSQAWHIGDSPEDRAGARAAGVRCLLVQRP
- a CDS encoding NAD(P)/FAD-dependent oxidoreductase, yielding MQGQPVKAQNVVIVGGGFGGLYTALALAQRKNHPPVLLVEPNDRFLFLPLLYELLSGELRGWEIAPRYDGLLAGRGLAWLQDRVERIDAEHHQLHTAGGRTIPYGRLVIATGADSNTFAVPGADRHSLGFRSLADVERLQRLVADLKHQRRPLQRIAVVGAGPTGVELACKLADMAEGSAVIELIEQGPQLLPQARAFNREQAGLALRRRDVRLRLRTQVEAVEAEAINLRCQADGDSTAHSETLAVRAVVWTAGLSFQAPRIDPAPACDSRGRLLCGADLRLQDHADLFVAGDLAAPVDGAGTAGEAPSTSTPATAQVAFQQASVLATNLIRSLRGEPLEPFQWNDLGEMMSLGVGEASLTAAGVTLAGPAAYQLRRLAYLARLPGRPHQLRVAAGWLADWKP
- a CDS encoding phosphoadenylyl-sulfate reductase, which produces MVSFPLTASISSEGSAAGLETAHQALPRDRHGAAIDLDAARSELEPLDAIGRMRWAQEAFAGHFAITTSFGIQSAVMLHMVSALDGSGAWPAIPVLWVDTGYLPPETYRYADELCDRLKLDLHVLQADLSPARMEALQGRLWETGNRDDMRTYNRLRKVEPLDRGLERLEVHCWASGVRAGQTDHRGAMHCLDPVRERWSLRPLLAWSRRDIYYYMQEHDLPQHPLFDQGYSTVGDWHTSAPDDGTTKGRATRFGGLQQECGIHMPGLMGEGI
- a CDS encoding type III pantothenate kinase; its protein translation is MPARQLRWLLIGNSRWHWALDGAEGLGGERPPHFLHLPPQAAAVEPPVAWAAVGPVPPQAALPAETRLALEDVPLPDAPPWLGIDRALAGWWAARLTASPVLVADAGTVLSLTRVDGRGRFAGGRLMAGAALQLGAMASGTQDLPALAGGLASAASGELWPRDTAAAMTQGVVEGLAAAVLEAGRQARGLEPGCRIVLTGGDGPALLPLLRRSPQLGEDVLLHRPDLCLEALVALRPCPPDGAAQARPRSSRI
- the bcp gene encoding thioredoxin-dependent thiol peroxidase, with the translated sequence MALQVGDPAPDFSLPDQKGEVVSLAALKGQRVVIYFYPKDDTPGCTKEACNFRDRWSAFETHGIRVLGISKDGAASHGKFVAKYDLPFTLLTDAEPCPVAEAYGSYGLKKFMGKEYMGMMRHTFVVDAVGKLERVYLKVKAEAMADQILEDLGLA
- a CDS encoding alpha/beta hydrolase; translation: MFKQLLTGLFVGTALTASVLPASAAVDNDLPVRWNTGGAVWSTNQAAFDTFLGSGDITDRGLEGGLARSGWTSDEVKSGMTKTYAVNLVGVSRFLYSDAGVKFLKNATNSYFPYYSMNTYAVQALRSAIISDSKDGSISSAGIMKALPTDFRLADFCNTYTGAQNICAEGRCQPGTAQCTSLLSWYVFLPACIQANQMADPVAMVRDTPAPAPMMDQPVRGLW
- a CDS encoding AAA family ATPase → MSDLFWHQGEQARRRIAPLADRLRPRRLDDFVGQAAILGPGRLLRRAIAADRVGNLILHGPPGTGKTTLARIIAGSTRAHFSSLNAVLAGVKDLRAEVDAARQRLEHHGLRTILFIDEVHRFNSAQQDALLPWVENGTVTLIGATTENPYFEVNKALVSRSRLFRLQPLEPADLRLLLERALADPEHGYGQRRVELAEEAGAHLLDVAGGDARSLLNALELAVETTEADADGVIRIDLAIAEESIQQRAVLYDKQGDAHFDTISAFIKSIRGSDPDAALFWLARMVEAGENPRFILRRLLISAGEDIGLADPQAMVVVEACAAAFDRVGLPEGLYPLAHATLYLAGTEKSNSSLGFFDAVKAVREARRQQVPAHLRDANRDGQAFGDGVGYRYPHAYADHWVAQQYLPQALQGEVFWQPGALGWEGGLRKRLQQRRAGQLAAAAETAADDRGDLLSSSPDDPLLNRWLQRQAGAEGERLDRLRQRFWQNAAIGRLDRVLVLEAQSLLWALDPLEAASEGEVVLTTPSAAVVDRLQAQLQLLDQLRRPRLLVVAPDAPDQLQAQLAATPQGEGRFEWIAARQPWRGCSAAQQLAWLEQLTTLATPGARARLLFTHPLLGPAGSLRAHLGSNTTGTAPAMLEAAASREQEWLAADAALADRVQEGLEALGWSVQRHFWEEALDLPLSDALLERWFGKEASYRKHLASALPAAGRNRLEALFRERRGVSLPQPLGHTLLLAHRNPGPKKSPGNAGAEADGEGGSPIDHQRPRTG
- a CDS encoding efflux RND transporter periplasmic adaptor subunit, which codes for MIGHPSRPPRPGAPTGRLRRSTAALLGAALLGACQAEAPAGRPPLSVRAEPATLAPFTDNVDTVSTLEAIEEVRLAAQAGGRIERLLVGQGDKVASGQLLLVLDQAQVRADVARLRSEMETKKFTYQRFDYLQKQGAASALQVDELRQSYISAREQLVARQADLAFRDLKAPISGIVGDVQVKLGDVISAGDPFTTIIRNDRLMARVDVPAVFSNRLRVGQAVILMDPATNKPMAQSVVGSLDPGVVAGTQSLLAKAEFANPGGVLRTGLRTRTRLVLDSRQELSVPFAAVTQISGQSFVYEVGSLADLERRPGRTDLALARKLPAGTSFALQTPVQLGPLQNNRYPVLKGLQAGARVITTNLINLRNGAPVKVN
- a CDS encoding efflux RND transporter permease subunit, with protein sequence MSPSNTFILRPVLTTVCSLLIVIAGLIAIPLLPIESLPDIAPPTVRVTSRYVGADAVSVEQGVTSVLEQQINGVQNMEFITSTSAADGSSSISVTFASGSDGDINQVNVQNRVSLAQPSLPEEVRQSGITVNKASNSILLVYNFTSEDPKNQYSLETISGLLDQNLTDAVRRVPGVGELTYFGNRQLAFRLWLDPDRLAANKLSAADVVAALRSQNRLVPVGRIGGAPSPEGQQFTLTVQLQGRLRTTEEFGSMILRSTSEGGLVRLRDVGRVTLGGESFDIEATDLRGVPSVGMAIYQLTGSNALDVSNGVEEVVKEFATTMPVGMTIQKIYDNTEFVEASIDGVTTALREAVVLVVLILFLFLQNWKATLVPAIAIPVALVGTFLFVQAFGFTLNQLTLFGLVLATGLVVDDAITVIEDTSTKKASGLSALESAKATMDELFGAVIATSLVLFAVFVPVLFFPGATGTIYKQFAATIIFSILISTFNALTFSPMLSALLMARESDPPSRRTYAISGVFIGFVYGLLASGGGTLVALGVLALAAGIGFGLHLLTGLPLRMPFAIGGAVSALLLAGVNSPLEVLIYTVIGGLLGWGALFIFRRFNVIYAGVERRYQAGLGWVLGRRRLIMALLAGGIVLTGFAFTSIPTGFVPVEDQGYAIGIVQAPDGASLENTRRINQRVAEILRSEKDITTAAVFSGASLDGNAPNRGLFFFGTRNWDERTSDEQSVAAITQRLNRKLSVIQEARIIVIEPPAIPGYGTGAGFEMQMLNRSGGALSPADFFAAATQLVGKANQSGLFDRVFTQFSPEAPQLQILVDRDRMAALGVDYGTAMQTFSFNIGSFYVNDTFDAGRVRRIFVQADERYRANPEQLQSLYVPNASGEQIPLSEFITIESTTGPSVIPRFNLFRSIKVEGSALPGRSSGQAIKDIQDLFNNLSTTGVGYDWTGISREEVAAGALAIVIFALGILTVYLVLSAQYESYSDPLIILMTVPTAMLGALAFLALRGEVLNIYAQVGLVMLIGLAAKNGILIVDLANQRMQEGESALEAARASAQSRFRPILMTAISSLFGFLPLVFASGAGARSQASLGTVVFGGLAVATVLSLFVVPVFYVVMKQLTAGPEPAEAETSPGMGV